The window TCATAGCCGGTCCCTGAGCCACCCAAGTCAGTCAGAGGCGACGAGCGCGGCTACAGGCGGGATGCCACCGGCCGACACCTGACATCCGGCTCACCTTGGTGTGCAATTGACGGCCGCACGCGCCGTGGGTACACGAAAGCCCCGCACCCGAAGGAGGGAGACGGCCTTGTTTGGACCGTCGGGCCGGTGTTTCAGGTCCGAGATCATGTGACGCCGAAGATGCCGAGCACCGCCATCAACTCCTTGGGGTGTGCAGCATGGTGCACGTTCCGTTGAGGCCCTCCGGACCGTGCAGCGGCGGGAGTCGCACAGCACTGCTGCCCCGACCATCGCGGCCGGGGCAGCAGCGTCGGCCGTCGGTCAGCGGGCTGCCATGGCCTTGGTGAGGGCCTTGTCGAGGTGGCGGTCGACGAGGGCCGGGGAGCCGGAGACGACCAGCAGCAGGCTGCCGTCGCGAATCGCGGTCTGCTTGACCACGGTGCTCCGTGCGCCCGTGGAGAACGTCAGGAGCTGGCTCCATTGCTCGTCACCGAGGCCGTCGGGTGTCGGCAGCTTCTGCGAGGCCATGTCGATCGGGGTGCCGCCCGCGACGACCTGATAGGTCGGGCAGCCGCTCATGGCGTCGAAGATCCGGCCGATGCCGTCGGACAGCTTGTTCGCGCTGTCGCTGTATAGCTCTTCCGAGACCTCGGAGCTACTGCCGCCGTAGGTGAAGGTGGCCTTCGCTTTGCGCGGGAAGGTGAGCGTGCCGCCGCTGGCCGCGTCGCCGCCCAGCTTGCTCAGGGCTGGGCAGCCGATGACGGTGACGTCGTCGTGCCGGGCGGGGCGCTCTGGCTTGCGCAGGTAGCCGCTGCCAAGGTCGTTCTCGTCGAGCAGACGGGTCTCCAGCGCGGCCGACGAGAGGACGGACGTCTCCCGGTCCGCGGCGGCAGGCTTCCCGGTACGGGCGGAGGGGGAGGTGTCGGGCTTGCTGTCGGTGGAGCAGGCGGGCACGGCGAGGAGGGCGGCGGTGATGCCGAGGGCGGTGGTGGCGACGCGAACGCGCATGACGGAACTGACCCCTTGGTGCTGGACGACGGGTGGTCAGTGCGGGCCCGTGGGCCCGGTGGGTCGTAGGAGTGGGGGTCAGTGCCCGAGGTGGCGCAGGCAGTCCTCGAACGTGGCGTGCGTCGCGTCCGCCGGCCCGGAGTTCCGGTTGAACCAGGCGGTGTCGAGGCGGGTCTCCTGCTGCTGGTGGCCGGCCCGACACCGCAGCCAGATCTGGTCGTGGGTGGAGAGGATGAGCCAGTCCCGATACGCGTCGCACTCGGCGCAGGCGACCATCTCACCGTCGAGGACGATCGGCTGCCTCCACGGCATCATCTTGCCGTCGACCTGGTCGTGGCTGGGCACCCGCAGCTCCGGCGGAAGGAAGTCGTCCACCACCGCGGTCGGCTCATTAAGATCCGGCTCGGCTGGCGGCATCCCGATCCCCGGCGGGACCTGGTCCTGCAGCCGCTGGTACAGCTCGGCGAATTGCCGCTGCGCCTCGCTTGGCTCCGCCGATTGGCGGCGTATTCGGTGAAACACCCTGACGTTCTCCCTCGCCTTGTCCTGCTCGCTTCATGATCGTGCCTTATGGCGCCGGAGGCTTCAATTCACAAAGTCAACAGTCGCCTTCGAGGAGGTCAGGTGGTGTTGCCCTGGTGTGATCCCGCCTCTCCTCCGTGCTGCTTACCTGGCCTTGCCTGCCGTGCCCTCCTGGCTGCGGCGTCGGCCAGGTGCTGAGGGCCGGGATGCCGCCCCGCGGGTCGTGGACGGGTCCTTCGCTGTGCCGTTCGCGGGCAGTTGAGATGCGTCGGTGGGCAAGTCGGCCATCCGCCGCATCCGCCACACCAGCACATCGCTCACCGAGTCCGCGGTGTCGAGTTCGCGACTCTCGACCGCGTCGGACAGGAGGGTGGCTGGGGTGTAGCCGGCGGCTTCGGCATCTGCGATGGTGGCGGCCAGGGCGTACCAGCCGGGCTCGGCGAGGATGTGCTCGGCCAGGTCGGGAAGGGTCTCGCGCAGCATGACCGTTTGTCGCTGGAGCAGGGGCCGGTTCAGGCGCCGGCCTCGCTGGTAGAGCACGCCGAGGGGCTGGGCGGCGGCTTCCTGGTAGGCGGAGCGCAGGTGCTCGGCGGCCTGGCGGGCGGCGGCGGCCTGTTGGGCGTGCCCCTTCTTCGCGTGCCAGTGCACGGTTGCGGTGATGAGGAAGAACAGCATGTCGATCGCCATCGCGGTGCTCGCGCCGTCCTCGCCGCGGCCGAGGGCGGGGCCGCCGTGGACGAGGTCGCGGGCGGCCTGGCGCAGGGCCCGGTCGTGTCCGCGTACGGCGCGGACGTGGGAGCGCGAGGCCCGTTCGAAGGCCGTTGCGGCATCACGCAGTTCGCGGCGGGTGTGGGCGGCGGACGTCTTCGCGAGGGCGTCGAGGACCTCGCCGGCCGCCGCGATGTGTGCGGCAGCGACCGCATCGTCGCCCTGTTCGACGACGAGCACGGCCTGCCACGCGGCCGAGGCCGTCCCGCGGCGTGCAGATGCCGGAGTGACCGGCCCCGTACGGACCGCACCTTCTGGTTGAGGAGTCGGGTTGTCCTGGTCCTGGGCGTCTGCGGACCAGCGCTCCCGGATGCGGGGCAGCGAGAGGTCGGGGGCGAGGCGCGCGCCGGGGTAGAACACCGGCTCGCCGTCCTTATTCAGGTCGTCCGGCAGGGCGACCTTGTATCCGAGGAGGTCCCCGGAGGGCGCGGCGCGTTGACGGATCAGGAGGCCGGCGCCGGCGAGTCGGTCGAAGAACTCTGCCTCGCTCTTCGCGCCGGCCACGGCCCGGCGCACTGTCTCGCGCAGTTCGTCGCGGGCGGTGAGTTCGCGGCCCTGGCGATCGGCCTTGTGGCGTTCGGCGCTGGTGGGGCGCTTCGCGCCCGTGCCGTCCCCCTTGTTGAGGCGGCGCAGGCCCAGTTCTGCTTCGAGGGCGCGGGCTTGGGCCTGGACGCGGACGGCGTCGTTGTCGAGGTCCGGTTTGTACCCGTCCTCGCGGACGAGGGTGGCGATGATGTGGATGTGGTCGTTGGCGTGCCGGACCGCTGCCCACCGGCAGCCTGCGCCCGTCTCGGGGTCGTCGATACCGGCAGCGGCGACCATGCGACGGGCGACCTCGCCCCACTCCTCGTCCGTCAGGATCCGGTCCTCGGCGCCGTTGCGCACGGACAGATGCCACACGTGCTTCTTCGGCCGGTCGGCTTGGTCGACGTTCTCGACGGGCTGGTCCAGGAGCTGCTGGAGCTGCTTGAGGGTGGCGGCGGCGTCGCGGCCGGGGTCGGGAGCGTTGTGATCCCAGGAGGCAACCAGGTGCGGGTCGGTGTGCTCCTCGAACTTGCCCGGCCCGTACAGGTAGTAGAGGAGGCCGATGGTGCGCTTGCCGCGCTTCTGAATCCGGGGAATCATGCTGTCCTTTGACGATTGATCAACTGGGCTGGCCAGCGGGAAAGAGACGTTCCACGCGCTGGTGGCGGGAAGCCCCGACGCATGAGCTGGATGTCGCCGCTGGTGTGCTGCTGGGCGTCCTGCTCGGTGTCGGCGCGACGGCGCTGGCCGGACCGTCGGCGATGGCGACAGGAGGCAGTCACACGCCTGCTGGAACTGCGTACGGCGCTGTACGCCGAGTACTTGGTCGCGGGTGAGGAAACGCGAAGGGACCTGCTGCGCGTGCTGCGGATCACAGTGGCCGAGGCAGCGGTCCGGCGCGACGTCCGCGGCCTGCTGGTCGGCAACGCCTCGTGGTCTGCCTGAGCAGATCGGTCAATCCTGGGCAAGCATCCGGTCGGTGACCGCCTGCACGCGGGCGACCGCGCGCTGAACGGCCGAGATGACGGCGTCGAGTTCCGATGGCTGTCCGCCGCTGTTGAGGGCACGGGCGACCTGGTTCAAGTTGTTGCCGACTTGCCCGAGATGACGGCGCGAGGCGAACAGCTCGGCTACCAGGTCTCGGTGGCCTGCGATGACCGCAGCGGTGTTCTCGGCGTCGTCGGCGGCGGCGAGGCCGGCACGCACGAGGTAGGCGGGCAGGCTCTTGCGTGACGTACGTGCTGCGCTGGTCAGCCGACCCCACTCGTCGTCATTCAGACGGACGTTGCAGATGCGTGCGCGCTTGTTCTTCTGTGGGGAGCGCTTACGAGCGGTCGACGCTGGAGCGGCACTCGCGTCGCTTCGCGGCTGCTTCTCCACCCCTGGCTGCGATCCGCCCTCGGTCGCCGCCTGACGGTCCAGCGCCCCCCGGTGCTGGACCGCTCCCGCCACCCCTGGGGCGGGAGATGGCCAAGCTGCCTTCCCCGACGGGGAAGAGTAGCTTGGCCGATAACTTGCTCGCCCCGAGACCGAGTTGAGGTCGCGAGCAGGTTCCGGGGCCGTGCTTTTGTCGTTCGGGTTCGTCACCGCCCACCGCCCTGAGCGTCGTGGATGATCTCCAGGATGTATAGGACGAAGTCGAAGGCATCGTCCACGTCGGTGAGGTGATGTATCTGCTCGGCGGGGGAGATTTGGACGAACCACTGGCCTTCCGGGCCGTCCACGGCCGAGTGGAGCAGGCCGTACTGGAGGAAGGTGTTCAGGAAGGCCCAGATCAGGCGGTGCTCGGCCTGGTCGGGTACGGCTGCATGCGTCATGGTGTGTTCCTTTTGCGGCTGGGCTGTGGCCCGGCACGTGGCCGGACCACCGAGTTGATTGAGGCAGGAGGGGCGCTTGGCCTGCGGTTTTGCCGACGTCAGCCGCACTCGGGGCAGCGCTCGAAGTGCTGGCCGAGGGCCTTGGCCATACGGGACTTGACGGCGACGGCGTTGGTCGCGCTCGTCTTCGCCGCTGGCGTGCCCTCGTGAAGCTGGGAGTGGTTGCGCAGGAACGCGATGTCCTGCTCGTAGCCGCCCTTGATGCGCTCGAAGCGCTCGCAGGTCTTCATCGGGTCTTCCTTCTGGTTTCTCGGGGCAGGTGAGCGAGCGCCGGGTCCGCGTACAGGGCGGCCTGCAGGTCGCTGAAGAGCGCGTGGCTGATGCTGATGTTGTGGCGCCGCAGGTGCGGTCGTATGGCCCGCCGGGTCATCCGGCCTTCTTCGAGGGCGGCTTTGCGAGCGACCTCGACCTTCACCTCCCACGGAACCTCGTCCTCCTGGTCCGCAGGCTTGGTCCGCGGCGCGTCCGGTGAGCCGCTGTGGTCCGTGGCCCGTGCTCCATTCGGTCCGCCGGAGGAGTCGTCCTCGTCGTGGTCGGCAGGCCGGTCCGGTGCGGGGTTGGTCCGCTGGTCCGGAGCCGGGGCGTCGTGGTCCGCAAGGGCGGACTTGGTCGGCTGGTCCGTGGTCCGCTCGGCGTGGTCCGTGGTGCGCAGACGGTCCTGGTCCGCCGCAGAACCGTGGTCCGCGCCCGCCGCACCAGGCTCCTCGGCCGGTCCGCTCTCGTGGTCCGCGTGCTCGTAGTCCGACGAAAGTGAGAGGCTGTCAGCCGTGTGACCTGCGGCGATGCTGGTCCGCTTCTCGCGTGTGGCCTCCTGCTGATCAGAGGCGGTCCGCCGGTCCGCGGCAGGCGCGTCGTGGTCCGCCGCCTGGTCCGCGTTGTCGGGTGCGGTGGTGGTCCGCTGGTCCGGAGCCGGGGCTATCTGGTCCGCGGAGGCGGGTTTGGTTGGCTGGTCCGTGGTCCGTCGGTGGCCTTGGTCCGCAGGGGCGTCGTGGTCCGCGCTGGCCGGACCATGCTTTTGGGCTGCTTGGAGCGTGGGGTCTGCGTGGTCGGGAGCGGGGTTGGTCCGCTGGTCTGGCGTCTGGGCGGGGCCGACTTGGGGGACCGGTCCCCTCGGGGTGCTCGGTCCCCGGTCCCCGTCCAACTCGTCGGGACCGTGGGGACCGCCTACGGGGACCGGCGCCCTCGAGGCTGACTGCGAGGGGACCGTGGCTGCCGTTGCGGTGCTCTGCACTGGGGACCAGGGCGAGGGCAGCGGGACCGTAGCGAGCGCGAGTGCGTGCCGGCGGGCGGCGAGCTGGTCGAGCATGTTCGCGCGCTGGAGGGGGTCGGTGCCGACCGAG of the Streptomyces sp. T12 genome contains:
- a CDS encoding relaxase/mobilization nuclease domain-containing protein, with amino-acid sequence MIPRIQKRGKRTIGLLYYLYGPGKFEEHTDPHLVASWDHNAPDPGRDAAATLKQLQQLLDQPVENVDQADRPKKHVWHLSVRNGAEDRILTDEEWGEVARRMVAAAGIDDPETGAGCRWAAVRHANDHIHIIATLVREDGYKPDLDNDAVRVQAQARALEAELGLRRLNKGDGTGAKRPTSAERHKADRQGRELTARDELRETVRRAVAGAKSEAEFFDRLAGAGLLIRQRAAPSGDLLGYKVALPDDLNKDGEPVFYPGARLAPDLSLPRIRERWSADAQDQDNPTPQPEGAVRTGPVTPASARRGTASAAWQAVLVVEQGDDAVAAAHIAAAGEVLDALAKTSAAHTRRELRDAATAFERASRSHVRAVRGHDRALRQAARDLVHGGPALGRGEDGASTAMAIDMLFFLITATVHWHAKKGHAQQAAAARQAAEHLRSAYQEAAAQPLGVLYQRGRRLNRPLLQRQTVMLRETLPDLAEHILAEPGWYALAATIADAEAAGYTPATLLSDAVESRELDTADSVSDVLVWRMRRMADLPTDASQLPANGTAKDPSTTRGAASRPSAPGRRRSQEGTAGKAR
- the mobC gene encoding plasmid mobilization relaxosome protein MobC, whose translation is MEKQPRSDASAAPASTARKRSPQKNKRARICNVRLNDDEWGRLTSAARTSRKSLPAYLVRAGLAAADDAENTAAVIAGHRDLVAELFASRRHLGQVGNNLNQVARALNSGGQPSELDAVISAVQRAVARVQAVTDRMLAQD